Part of the Odocoileus virginianus isolate 20LAN1187 ecotype Illinois chromosome 27, Ovbor_1.2, whole genome shotgun sequence genome is shown below.
CCCCAGTGGAGTCAGGATGAGGAAAAGGGATTCAGTCCTTTCCTGTCTTCCGAGCTAAGCTGTGTCGTTTCAGCCGTGACAGGTGTGTTCCGATAACAAGAACTGGCACCCTTGAGAGAAGCTCTGAATTAGTCTGTTCTTAGAGCTGTTTTCATTTCTAAGCTCTCATTTTTCTAATTGACAAAAGAATAGAGAGTAGGTGGGATCTGACCTTGAAACACATCAAGTTACCAAACAGTTATGATTCAGGGCCCAGTTTTGTCTCCTCAGTAGTCATTTCCAGAATGAGTCATCCGTCAGAACTTTCATAATGAGAAGGACATTTGGAAATGTTAGTTTGTTGCCATAAGTTCAAAACAAGTATATCCTGTTCAAACGGAGTGTGCACCCATAGAAACGGGGCCCCAAAATATGTTTCAGGAGGCTGGAAAGATAAGCCACAGACAGGAGTGACTGTTTCCTGAAGGACGGGGGTCCAGGGCTCAAGGCTTGTGGGGTCTtcgttccccaacctgggatggaactcccctgcagtggaggcgcagagtcctaacctctggaccatcagggaagtccctgcaaaaaaattcttaaaactgaacagtaagaaaacagtCTGATTGAAATACAGACCAAACAGCGAGATCCCACTATACACCTCTTAGAACAGCCCCACAGAGGAACTTTAGGGCAGTGAAAGCGCTGTGTAGTATCATGTGCCGTATCAGTGTCATCCtgcatttgtccaaacccacggCGTGAGAGCCGCGGACGTGGGGTGGTGGCGACGTGTCTGCTGTGACAGGTATCTGACGGGGGCTTTGGTGACGGGGGTGGCGGGAGACAGGGCGTGTGCCCGTGCCTGCCTCGCGATTCTGCCGTAAACCTCAAACTCTAGAGAAGGAGGTCTACTGcgaaagagaaagggagggagaaggtgTCACGGAGAATCAGCACTGCAAGAATCATCTTACGGCAAGGCTGACAGTAAACGCCTTCTCTCCTTGCGGGGCCGGTTCCGTGGACCGTGGCCCTTGGCTGGTCCTCAGGGTTGCGGCCGCTCAGCGTAGCGTAGGAATGCATTGCAGGTTTGGCGTCAGACAGGTCTGGGTCTGTGCTCTGGCTTTGCCACGTGGCTGCCGTCCAAGTGGATTCAGGGAAACAGCAGGTCAGGACCCGGAGCCCGGCCTGTGCCTTGCTGCCCAGGAATGCTGTCATCCCTCGGGGGAGGGCCTGGGGTCTCCCCAGGGTGGGCGGGGGGCAGTCAGGGCGGAAGGCAGCTTCCGTGCTCCTGAAGCTGTGGCTTCGCCATGAGGAACACGGACTTGGAGGACCAGTGGGGGCCCCTGTATTTCAAGGGAGAAGCTTTTCAGATGCCCCGTGTAATACAGAGACTTGCAGGTTTTTTGTTTACCTGCTGTTTTATATGAATTATGAATCTAAATCAGCCAGGACTCCTTGTTCACTAGTAGAGCTTAAAGGAAAAAGGCcaggagagacagagagcagGAAACCTGAAGACTGGTGGAGCTGGAAGCACTCAGGCTGTCTGATCCAGGCCAGAtgctggcgggggtgggggtccaccccctgccccagggggGCCTCAGGAGAGCTGTCTCGTGTCTTGCAGGGAGCATCTGTCGGGACCTGCTCCCCCTGGTCCAGTGCCCCACCTTAATCGTGCATGGTGAGAAGGATCCTCTGGTCCCACGTTTCCATGCCGACTTCTTACACAGACACGTGAGAGGGTCGCGGTGAGTCCAGCTGCAGCCAGCGCTCTGCGCCAGGGCCTTGGGAGACAAAATGGGAGGCGCTGCAGGAGGCGAAGGCTGAGGGCTGGGCGTCCAGGGTGCACCCCGCCCCATTTGGGAACCGAGGGGCCCAGGTGCCCTGGGTTTTGGCAGCAGGATTGGGAGTTCCCGCCCTGGTGGCACCAACCCAAACCCATCCGCCCCTCGGAAGCTCTCACTGTAAAATCACCACCTGCCCAGCAAGTCCGTAAAATCAAAACAGGGAAGCAAATCGCCTGCCGCTTGCCATCCACTTAAATACTTCCGTCACTAGCACTTTTGTGTGTTCCGcttttctagtattttttaaCATAGATACAATCGTATTCTGTCTTCAACTTTGATTCCTGCTTTTTTCCTGCTTAaaactatgttgtacacttttCACGTTAAGCCTTAAACACGTACACATCAGGGGAGAACCCATCCCTCAGAACCACAGGGGAGCAAGGTCTGCCTGCCGGCCCCGGGCACGCTGGCAAGCCTAATGAGAAGTGTCAGTGGAGTCTGGTCTTCAGTCTCATTCATTTCTGTATGGAGCAGAAGTTTATCATTTAAATACTTGGGCTGCTGTGAGACCCAGGTTCTGCTGGTACTTACTTCAAGATTAAAATTCCGTGTTGAATAAACCTGGTGTTTCCCCGATGTGTGGTGATGCACATCCGGAAGGAGAAAATAAGGTCTGGCCAGGAGGTTGTGGCTCACAATAACCACCCAGGGAGCCTTGACCCGTTGAGAGCCTGCATATTCACTCCAGAGACGCTGTCGTCATTCCCCGGGACATCTTTGGAGTTGTATAGAATTCTTCTGAAAATGGCCTCATCCTAAGTGACCTGAGgacatcctcctcctccccagtgtGAGCCACTTCCATGCCCACAGCAGGCCAGCCTGCCTGGATGGCCCCTGAGCCAGGAGAAGACTCAGACACAGGCCCTCCGCTTCCTGATTGCGCTCTTTATTCCCCAAGAGATTTTAACAGACAGATTTCTTGGAGAGTTTTTAAATGTGGGAAACATGCTTATTCTGCAATAAAATATCATTAGTATAAACTTGTATAATTTTTGTTTCCAAACAGCATTTCATATTTCAGAAGGCATCTTATTTTACTACAATATCTAATTAAACTTTACAGCAAaatcatggaaaaaaatattgtccccattttacagatggggtaAAATCAAGGCTGAGACACATTAGGTCATCTTCCGAGGTTATATAGCTAGTAAATGACAAGctctggatctttttttttttccctcgtaATGTAGTGCTTCCCTTCCCCAACACAGCTGCCTCTCACAAACATACTCTTATTTTAATATGATGGTGAGAGGCCTGAATCACATACTTTCTGACCTGGTTAAGTGTCTTCTCTCTTCAGAAATGACAGGTTTTTGCACACTGACACTCATGATAAACGACGTGTGTTCCCTTAGAGAGCCAGGTTCAATAAAAGTCTGCAAGAAAGTTTAATTTAGGAATTCTGTTCCAGACCCATCTCCTAGCAACTGAATACATCAATATGGGAGAAAAATATTCCCTTACCGTTCAGACGTTTGTGGTTTCAGTACATTGGCTTATGGAAGGTCGTTTTCTCAGAGCAGGATTCTTTGGAACAGTTGAGTCGAGAGGAAAGTGTTGCTGCGATCATTGTCTGAAACTGGCCGGCATATTACGCTTGCGCCCTTCCGCTGCTGGGGAAGCCTTGTAGGTTGAGCAAGAAGCTAAAACATGGTGGTTCATTTTGGACCCACAGAAGGAAGGTCGATTCCTGGAGCACCAAGGTCCTCCTCCGACTGTGCTCACAGGCCTTCTGACCCCTAGGGAGCCACTTAAGTGCAGGGTGCTTCCCATGAACTTGGGGCTTCATTTCCTTCCCAGAAACAAAGACACAGTCTATCCCCTCAAAGATTTTACCTGCAAATAGATACCAGTTACAAAACCAACGCCTTTGTCTCCTAGAACCGCGCCCAGAAACAGTCGTGCGTATTTCTGTATCCGTTTCCTGGATGGGCTCAGTGGTGTCTACCAGCACCCCCGCTCTCTTCTTGCGGAATGAAGGGGCCGTAGGGGCACAGCCGAGGCGAGCAGGGACTCAGCACAGAGCGCCCGCCTTTGTGGACGGGACGCTGGTGTGGGCATCGGTGGTCAGGGCCCAAGACGGCCGCAGAGAGCGCGGCCGGGGGGTCAGGGCCATGGTGCCCTCGGGCCTGCTCGGGAGTCTCCACAAAGGACGGAAGAGGACTGGCCCCCTCAAAGCGGGGCTCTGCGTCAAGGTCTAGCTCGGTCCACACTGGGAGGCCTGGGGCGGCCCAGTGCCCCCTTGCCTGCCAGCACGCTCAGCGGCTGGCTCTTTCTGTCCCTTGAGGACGGAGGCTGTGAGCCTCCTGCGAGCCCCGTCCGTCTAGAGGACAGCTCCTCCTCCTATGAGCAGCACTGACCTTGACTGGGGAAGGCCTCGGCTACTGCTGATGGCATCACTAaccttccccaggggctcagaaaGACACCGACTGCAGACCCTCCTTGCAAGCCAGCGATCTTGACAGCCTGGATACCCCCTCACCCCCCTGCCCCATGAGCTCAGTTGCCAGAGACCCGGCATCGCCCAGGGACAGCTCTGTTCCGAGCCTCCACCCCCCGGCCCGCAACCCACGAGTCTTCCCTGATGTTCACCGAGGTCCTGGGGCTCCCAGCCCCCTGCTGTGGAATGCAGAGAAGCGGGCGATGTGACAACTGGCATTCTGCCTGAATACAGCCTTTTTAACATCCACTGACAGTGGGCAGAGCAAGTCAGAGCTGCACGTATATCCTGGAGCCTCTGTTTAAAACTCACTGTGTCTGCACTGTTACAGGCAGTAATGCAGTTTAGACCTCAGAGAAGCCTGCCTTTATGAAAGAAATTGCAGACCATCCACAtctgaggaggaaggaaaggaagcgCCTCCCGAGGCGGGCGGGGTGTCCTGACGGCCACAGATCCAGGGTGTGGCCGGTGGGGGCTCAGGccgccctccacccccagcctcagGGAGCACTGCCCTGTGTGGGGCCGGCCGTGGGCAGACTTACCGAGTCTTCCAGCACTCAGCGCGGCCTGCTCAGGTGGCGCCTTCTGATGGGTTTTCCCACTACACAGACACTCCAGGGAGCTCCAGTCCGGTGGACTCTGGACTCTTCGTATTTTTTACCATCTTTCCAATCCTCTCTTACgctttttccctttggtaaccaccaGATTGCATGCACTCCTCTCAGTCAGGTTTCCAGTCAAACCACTCCTTACCTGATTCAGCTCCGGATGCAGCGCGTGCGCCCCTTCCCTGTTAAGGCAGCCTCGGGCTCTCACTCCCGAGTCTGTTCTGGGACCATCCCTTAAGATGGACCTCACACTCTCCCCTGATGGAGGTCGCAGGGAAAAGAAAACGGTTGCCCAGTGAGGTGTTCGTGAAATGCCAGGGAGGGCGGCAGGTTTTCTAATGATGCACTGCTAATTGTCAGCGTTTCCTGCAGGCTCCATCTGATGCCAGAAGGCAAGCACAACCTGCATTTACACTTCGCAGACAAATTCAACAAGTTAGTGGAAGACTTCCTTCAGTGACCATGTCCCAGGATGCGTGGTCTGGTGAGGTCTGGGCCTGCGGGTCAGCCCTCAGCTCaccggcctaccaggctccctgtGCTTCCCCCGACGGCTCCTAATCCGGTACCACTGAGGACACAGCATCCTCATTCATAGCTACAGAGCTTGAATCTGACCTTTTCATACTGTGATTTTCTTCCATTGCCTTAAATAAATGCCTGTCATGATTTACTTTACTTTCAGGTGAGGTTAAGCATGTGTAGTGTTCACGACTGCTGCTCTAAGATGAGCTGAATGTACGCGGTGCCCTTTGTCAGGGGTGCAGGCGTGCCCTGGCCTCTGGAGTCACCACGTCGTCCAGAGATGGGGAAGCTGAAAATGGCCCCCGCCCAGGGCCCTGGATTCCACGTGTTCACGGGGTTGCTGGGATCAGAGCCAGCTGGGGAAGGTCAGCGTGGTGCCCTCCTCCCTCTCTACCTTCACACTCCTGGGTGCTTGTCCCTGAATACTTTGGGCCAGTGGAGATAAATTTGCTTGTTTGCCTCtctttccctggtgtctcagatggtaaagaattcacctgcaatgcaggagagacccaAGTtaaatctctggtttgggaagatcccctggagaagtgaatggcaacatactccagtcttcttgcctgacaaatcccaagaacagaggagcctggggggctacagtccgtggggtcgcagagttagacatgactgagtgacttaacactttaaACACTTGCCTGTCTTTACTAAAAGAGCAGAAAggctattaattaaaaatatgaaaataaaaatcctatTAAAAGTTACTAAACCCAGAAACATACTTAGAAAGGAAGCATttagtgaaagaataaaaattatttgcaataaAGAGAGACCACAGGTTTTGGACACATGCTTTTTTATTAGTATAGATATCTTAGACAATACTGCAACTTCCAGAGGAGTTCCACATTATTACATCAACAGTGAATTTCTGACAGAGGCAAAACTGAGCACCATAGCCTACGAATAGAGAGACCATGCCTGATCGAGGACAACAGAAGTCGCTAAGGACACACGGTCCATCTGACACGTTCTCAGGCCTCGTCCTCGGCCTCCTCCTCCTGTGAGCCCCCCGCCCCTCGGCCCCCGCGGCGCCTCCGCCCGGCTCAGGCCTCGTCCTCGCCCTCCTCCTCCTCGAACTCGCCCTGCTCGTCGGCCGTGGCGTCCTGGTATTGCTGGTACTCGGACACCAGGTCGTTCATGTTGCTCTCGGCCTCGGTGAACTCCATCTCGTCCATGCCCTCGCCCGTGTACCAGTGCAGGAAGGCCTTGCGCCGGAACATGGCCGTGAACTGCTCCGAGATGCGCTTGAACAGCTCCTGGATGGCCGTGCTGTTGCCGATGAAGGTGGCCGACATCTTCAGGCCGCGCGGCGGGATGTCGCACACGGCCGTCTTCACGTTGTTGGGGATCCACTCCACGAAGTAGCTGCTGTTCTTGTTCTGCACGTTGAGCATCTGCTCGTCCACCTCCTTCATGGACATGCGGCCCCGGAAGATGGCAGCCACGGTCAGGTAGCGGCCGTGGCGCGGGTCGCAGGCGGCCATCATGTTCTTGGAGTCGAACATCTGCTGGGTCAGCTCGGGCACCGTCAGCGCCCGGTACTGCTGGCTGCCCCGACTGGTGAGCGGGGCGAAGCCGGGCATGAAGAAGTGCAGGCGCGGGAAGGGGACCATGTTCACGGCCAGCTTGCGCAGGTCGGCGTTGAGCTGGCCCGGGAAGCGCAGGCAGGTGGTGACCCCGCTCATGGTGGCCGACACCAGGTGGTTGAGGTCCCCGTAGGTGGGGGTGGTCAGTTTCAGGGTGCGGAAGCAGATGTCATACAGCGCCTCGTTGTCGATCGAGTAGGTCTCATCCGTGTTCTCTACCAGCTGGTGCACGGACAGGGTGGCGTTGTAGGGCTCGACCACCGTGTCCGACACCTTGGGCGAGGGCATGACACTGAAGGTGTTCATGATGCGGTCGGGGTACTCTTCGCGGATCTTACTAATGAGGAGGGTCCCCATCCCAGACCCGGTGCCGCCCCCCAGCGAGTGGGTCAGCTGGAAGCCCTGCAGACAGTCACAGCTCTCGGACTCCTTCCTGACCACGTCCAGGACGGAGTCCACCAGCTCGGCGCCTTCTGTGTAGTGGCCCTTGGCCCAGTTGTTCCCGGCGCCGCTCTGGCCTGCCAGAGGGAGAGGACAGCGTCAGACGCTAACACTTCAGTAAGGAATTTCAGATTCTGTCTTCCTGACTCTGgatttgttttaaagatgaaagatCCTTCTTTTTCATAGACTTTCTACCTACAGAAAAGTTTTCTATGTATCAGTGATCCTCAGAAACACTGAAGATCTAATACAACAAAACATTTAGTTCATATGatgtttttaattaagaaaatagtttaaCAAAACCCAATTGGTTTAAAACTAAGAACCTTCTGTAAATTCTCATTGATAAATCAATTGCTGTGAGCTGGCAGGGTGGAGGCACCCGTGGTCAGAGGGCTGGCTCAGCTTCTGCTCACAACCTGCGCCTTTGGCCTCGGCTCCTTGAAGGGCTTGCCCGTGTCACAGGTCCTCTGAAATGACCGGTGGCCTGTGAGCTGCTGCTGGAAGCTTCCCTTCGCTCTTTGTTCTGCTCTGTAGGGGGAGGGCTGCGGCAGTCTCTGCAGGCTGACCCTGGCCTTTGAGCTGCGTGGACAGGGGCCAGAGGGCTGACAGCCCATGGACCAGGGACAGTGAGGCCAGGACTCGGGGCCTCTGTGGACACACAGCCTCCCCCAGGCACTCAGCAGAGATGCCCACGGGGTCAGGAGGAAGGGGGCCGAGTGAGCCAGGGCCCACGCAGCACCCCTACATACCAAACACGAAGTTGTCAGGCCTGAAGATCTGGCCAAAGGGTCCAGACCTGACGGAGTCCATGGTGCCCGGCTCCAGGTCCACGAGGATGGCCCGAGGCACATACTTGTTACCTGCGGGGACAGAGCAGGACTCAGACGTGCAGGCAGAGCAATCAGACAACGCCCTGCTCTCTGCGCCTCTCTGGGCAGAGCTCATCCCAGAAAATTCGAGCAAGAGGCAAAGAGGAGATGAGAGGAGGTTTCTGCTCTACAAAAGGAGGTGAGGGCCCGCCTGGTCATGACCCGCATGCAGGGGACTTCAGGGGCTCTGAGGGTATTTCTGAGCAGCTGACATTTAAATGCATGCGGGAAGCCTGCCtttgtcgtgtgtgtgtgtgttcctgctgCACTGGGGCTGCCAGAGAGCGGAACACAAGGAGGGGGGCTGAGCTCGCGGGGTCCTCACCAGCAGCCTCGTTGTAGTACACGTTGATTCTCTCCAGCTGCAAGTCACTGTCGCCATGGTAACTGCCAGTGGGGTCGATGCCGTGCTCGTCGCTGATGACTTCCCAAAACTGGAGATAGAGAAAGAAGCGCGTGATGGTCTGGCATCCTAGGTGTCAGTACGAtggcccttcccttcctctcctgtccTTGGAACAGCAGCACTGTGGTCAGACAGGCAGGGAGCCGCAGACAGGCCCTCAGCTGCCGCCCTGCTCCTCCATAAGCTTCTGCGGAGGGGCTCGGGGATGCGCAGAGCATCAGCTTTGTCAGGGAGACAGACTGGGATGCGGGGaggggccctggaggaggaggggggcacAGCTGCGGATGCTTCGGAGGCTGGGCCCCCAGGCAGGGCTGAGCGTCAGCATCCCAGCGGACAGACGGGTCCTGGCAGGACCCAGGACAGGTGGGCCCCGCCCTGCGGCTGCCTGCAGGGATCGCCCTTTGCTGGCGCAAACCCGACCCGGCCCTCCAAGCAGCGCTGCGTTAGGCGCGGGCATCCGCCGGGCTCCTGGGTCACTGACTGCAGAGgcggaatggggggggggggggtgagggcaGGGTGCAGCGTGCGTCTGCATCAGGAAAGGCGGGGGGCGGGTGGGCAATATGGCGGTTGTGAAAGAGACCACGTCCTTGTGCGGGCACCCGCCCACACCCGGGCACCCGGCCCGCGGAGCCTCGCCCACTGCGGCGGCTCGGCCCGGGGCGGCCACCTGCCGCCGCGCCCACGGCAGTCAGACTCCAGCGTCACCCGCCACCCCGTCTGGATGGTGCACCCCGTCTATCGGATCCCGAGAACCCTCCAGAGCATCTGTCACCCAATGACACTgcagttttttcattctctctgcagacaatatatgtaaaataaattccGCAGGAGACCGCGGGATTTTCACGACCAAAGCCCCTACTCAAATCTCAGAGGCTAATCTACCGGGGAGGTTTCAACCCTCACAAGGGCCGGGTCCGGAGCCGTAATTAAACTCCCACAGCTGGGTAGCCCCGAGCATCAAGGCCGGCTGTGAggcgcccggccccgccccgcgcccctccCGGGGGTCCGCTCCCTCCCCGGCCCCGCTGCGGCCCCGGCGGGCACCCTGGGGACCCGCCGCCCCCTCTCTGTCCCTCCCGGGTCCCCACCCTCGGGCCCTGCCGACCCTCCCCGACCCCTCCTGGTCCCACACCCTGGGGACCCGCCGCCCCCTCTCCGTTTCTCCGGGGTTCCCACCCGCGGCCCCCCGGGACCCCCGCCCTCGGgccccgccgccccctccccgccctccttgGTCCCACACCCTGGGGACCCgcggccccctccccgccccctccttgGTCTTCTCCCTAGGGACCCACCGTCCCCTCTCCGTCCCTCCGGGACCCCCGCCCTCTGgccccgccgccccctccccggggGTCAGCTCCCTCCCCGGTCCCTCTCCGACCCCAGGCACGCCCTGGGGCCCCGCCGCCCCCTCTCCGTCCCTCCGGGACCCCCGCCCTCTGgccccgccgccccctccccggggGTCAGCTCCCTCCCCGGTCCCTCTCCGACCCCAGGCACGCCCTGGGGCCCCGCcgccccctctccttccctccggGGACCCCCGCCTTCGGGCCGCGCCGCGCCCACCTTGGCGCCGATCTGGTTGCCGCACTGGCCCGCCTGGATGTGCACGATCTCGCGCATGGTGCCGGCTGCGGAGCTGGTGGAGGCGCGGGCCTGGACTGAGCGCGGACCGGCGGACTCGGTGCAGACCCCGCCGCCGCCCGGGCCGCGCCTTTTAAGGCGGGGGCCCCGCCCCGGTGACGTCACGGCGGGGGCGGCGCGGGGACTGCGGCACCGCGAGGGGGAGCCGGGGCGCGGCGCGAGGTGCCGGCCGCCCGCAGCCGTGCACGCGGGGTCCCCTGGGGCGCGTTTCCGTCCCCGGGGCCTGTCCCGGCCCATTGGCCTGTGCTCTTTCTTCACGGGGTGGGGATCACGGCGGCTGTAAACGCCGGGAGGGGGTGCAGGGCGGGGGCAGTGGGGGTCCCCGGTGGGGGCCGGGGCGGCCGTCCCGGTGGGGGGCTGCTGGGGGTCCCTTTCGCCCCTGCCCACTTTAGGAAGGTGCTCAGTTGGGGAGGAACTAGGAAAAGTCACTGGGCGCTGGCTGTCCTGTCAAGGGCGCTTAATGTGGAAAATTCCTTGTGTGTGTCTCCATGGCCTTCTTACAGAGCTGGACCACCGAAAACtctgtgtgtgggtatgtgtgtgtgcgtgcctgtgCACATACATGAGtctgtgcgtgtgtctgtgtgtgtgtgtccccatgTTCTCTTTATGGAGCTTGACGTGTGTGTATATCGTGTGTCCCCATTGGCGGCCTTATGGAGCTCGACGTGTATgtcagtgtgtgtctgtgtgtctctgtgtctgtgtgtgtctgtgtgtctgtgtgtgtgtctgtctgtgtctgtgtgtgtgtctgtctgtgtctgtgtctgtgtgtgtgtctgtgtgtgtgtctgtgtgtgtgtgtgtgtctgtctgtctgtgtgtctgtgtgtgtgtttctgtgtgtgtccatgtctgtgtgtctgtctgtgtgtctgtctgtctgtctgtgtgtctgtctgtctgtgtccgtgtctgtgtgtctgtgtgtgtgtctgtctgtctgtgtctgtgtgtctgtgtgtgtgtgtctgtgtgtgtctctgtgtgtgtgtgtctgtgtctctgtgtgtgtctctgtgtgtctctgtgtgtctgtgtgtctatgtgtgtgtgtctgtgtgtgtgtctctgtgtgtgtctgtgtgtgtgtgtttgtgttcatgtctgtgtctgtgtgtctgtgtctgtgtgtgtctctgtgtgtgtctctgtgtgtgtgtctgtgtgtgtgtctctgtgtgtgtctgtgtgtgtgtgtttgtgtctgtgtgtgtgtctgtgtgtgtgtttgtgtctgtgtgtgtctgtgtgtgtgttccccaTTGCCTCCTTATGGAGCTCGGCGgccagtgtctgtgtgtgtggcgCGTGTGCCTTCCACGCATTATGTCACCTTGTCCCCGTGCCCACCTTATGGAGGTGGACGTCCAGCTGCAGGCCAGCAGCCATGTGTGGCCTCTGAGCTCTGGGAGTCTGTGTTGAGATGTGCTTTGATGTAAATGCTCATCCAGTTCCACGGACTCAGGAAGTTAAAAGAATGGAAGAGATTCCATTActaattttgtatattgattaCTAATCAATATAATATCTTggacatatttttgaaattaatttcacttgtttctgtttttttaaatgactgctaCACTCatagtgactactggaaaattttaaattacctatGTGGCTCACAATGTACTTCTACAGTTCCGGAGTAAACATTATTACCATCCCAAGTTAACAGCTTCAAAAAGGAGGCTCATAGTTGACCAGCCACAAAGCTTGTGAGTGAAGGCACAGAATTTCCttctaaaagaaaaagcacaGGGAGTTTTAAAGGCTTGGCCAGGGTGAGGTTAAGACCCAGGCTTCATCAGCCCTCGGGACAGTCCTGAACTGGGGCCAGGGCAGCAGAGACCAGGGGTTGCTATTTCCCAGGACGTCTCTTTTCCTCTCGGGGGCCAGTTTCCCCAGCTTTAAAGTGTTAATTACAGGTGCCCCGCAGCCAGCTTTGTGAGTAGGAAATGAGAGGCTCTATATGAAAGCGGGTCGAGTTTATGGAGCAAAATGCCCCTGTAAAACCCAAGGTGATGCTGTCATTAGAAATATTAGGCCCATTTGCCTTGTTAATGGTGGGCAAAGTCATGGCTCTGTCTCCCCTGCTCCAGGAAGCCAAGTCCTCGGGGTCCCTCCCTGCCCAGGCAGGAGCCTGGTGCCCCCTCGAGGGGGAGGGACAGCTCCAGGGCACCCACCGTTCCGCCCGCCGGCTGGTGCTGCACCCATGTGCTGAGGGCATGGCCTCCACCTTCTCACCAGCGCTGCCCCCAGCTTCCATGCCCTGGGCTCTTCACGACCAGAGGGGCCTTTCCAGAACCTGTGCAGAGGACAGGCCTGCTCCACGTAACTTCCGCGGCCGCACGGTTCACAGAGGGCTTCTGGAGGTGACTGCCCCTTGGCCTGTGCTGTTTCATCCAAGGTGGGGGTTGGGAGCCAGGCAGATGAGACCTGGAGGGGAGGTACTGGGTAACAGGTGGGCATCTCCCGCGAGGGGCGGGGTCCGCTCTCCTGCCTCCTAGTCAGGCAGTTAAGCAGGTCATCTGAGCGCTCAGCCCCCGGCACCAAAACCTGGAAACTGGCTTTGTTACACCGTGAAGATGAGAGAGGCTGTCTGGGGACAGTGAGTGAATGACAGCGCTGGCTCCAGCAGGCCCAGGCCTCGGGCGTCCCTGGCAGCAAAGGCCGTCTCCTCCGCACCCAGCGTGCCTCCGGCCCGCCTGTGCCAGCCCCGCCTGTGTCTGAGCCGGGCAGTCAGAGATGCACACGGGCAGAAAGGACGCCTGCCCGACCACAAGTGACTCATCCGGGGACTCCGTGCCAGCCGCGGTCGGCTGTGTGGACCCGGCCCCCGCAAGACTGCAGGAGGAAGTGGGGCCCTGAGCCTCCCCCCACCAGGACGGGCTTTGACGAGGCCTGGGGAGAAGGTGGCTCTCCCCCCCCACCGTCCCCCTGTGTTTGAGAAGGGCT
Proteins encoded:
- the LOC110133566 gene encoding tubulin beta-2A chain; the encoded protein is MREIVHIQAGQCGNQIGAKFWEVISDEHGIDPTGSYHGDSDLQLERINVYYNEAAGNKYVPRAILVDLEPGTMDSVRSGPFGQIFRPDNFVFGQSGAGNNWAKGHYTEGAELVDSVLDVVRKESESCDCLQGFQLTHSLGGGTGSGMGTLLISKIREEYPDRIMNTFSVMPSPKVSDTVVEPYNATLSVHQLVENTDETYSIDNEALYDICFRTLKLTTPTYGDLNHLVSATMSGVTTCLRFPGQLNADLRKLAVNMVPFPRLHFFMPGFAPLTSRGSQQYRALTVPELTQQMFDSKNMMAACDPRHGRYLTVAAIFRGRMSMKEVDEQMLNVQNKNSSYFVEWIPNNVKTAVCDIPPRGLKMSATFIGNSTAIQELFKRISEQFTAMFRRKAFLHWYTGEGMDEMEFTEAESNMNDLVSEYQQYQDATADEQGEFEEEEGEDEA